One genomic region from Actinocatenispora thailandica encodes:
- a CDS encoding GNAT family N-acetyltransferase produces the protein MELRDVRLDDVDAYVRMRCDPVMMAELGGPQPADRMPDKVRRDVAEAAADLAWIQMIVPDPAGPADPADPAQVAGNVVIWTHELAGTPISEIGWMVLPEYQGRGYAKRAVRQLLARARDERRWGEVHAFPGVGNAASNGVCRSVGFRLLGPTDTEYAGQTLRTNHWAIDPAADLVT, from the coding sequence ATGGAACTTCGGGATGTGCGGCTGGACGACGTCGACGCCTATGTTCGGATGCGGTGCGATCCGGTGATGATGGCCGAGCTGGGCGGGCCGCAGCCGGCCGACCGGATGCCCGACAAGGTGCGCCGCGACGTCGCCGAGGCCGCGGCCGACCTGGCCTGGATCCAGATGATCGTGCCCGACCCGGCCGGCCCAGCCGACCCGGCCGACCCGGCGCAGGTCGCCGGCAACGTGGTGATCTGGACGCACGAGCTGGCCGGCACGCCGATCAGCGAGATCGGCTGGATGGTGCTCCCCGAGTACCAGGGCCGGGGGTACGCGAAGCGTGCGGTGCGGCAGCTGCTGGCCCGCGCCCGCGACGAGCGGCGGTGGGGCGAGGTGCACGCGTTCCCCGGCGTCGGCAACGCCGCCTCGAACGGGGTCTGCCGGTCGGTCGGGTTCCGCCTGCTGGGGCCGACCGACACGGAGTACGCCGGCCAGACGCTGCGCACCAACCACTGGGCCATCGACCCGGCGGCCGATCTCGTCACCTGA
- a CDS encoding nucleotidyltransferase family protein, with protein sequence MDDATFLDDVADALAGLPGVTAVALGGSRAQGTCRSDSDWDLAIYYRDGFDPETLRAIGWPGEVSELGGWGGGVFNGGAWLHIDGRPVDVHYRDLDAVEHELAEARAGRFRIEPLLFHLAGIPSYLVVGELAIARVLRGDLPRPDYPPALRRSAPPVWWGNADLVFEYARANHARHGRLAACTGLVAVAASQAAHAILAARGEWVTNEKTLLDRAGLAALDELVAVARPTPASLTHLVDDARTLARGALDAAS encoded by the coding sequence ATGGACGACGCGACGTTCCTGGACGACGTGGCCGACGCGCTGGCCGGGCTGCCCGGCGTCACGGCGGTGGCGCTCGGCGGGTCCCGGGCGCAGGGCACCTGCCGCAGCGACAGCGACTGGGATCTGGCGATCTACTACCGCGACGGGTTCGACCCGGAGACGCTGCGGGCGATCGGCTGGCCCGGCGAGGTGTCCGAGCTGGGTGGCTGGGGCGGCGGCGTGTTCAACGGCGGCGCCTGGCTGCACATCGACGGCCGGCCGGTCGACGTGCACTACCGCGATCTCGACGCGGTCGAGCACGAGCTGGCCGAGGCCCGTGCCGGCCGGTTCCGGATCGAACCGCTGCTGTTCCATCTCGCCGGCATCCCGAGCTACCTGGTGGTCGGCGAACTCGCCATCGCCCGGGTGCTGCGCGGCGACCTGCCCCGGCCGGACTACCCACCGGCGCTGCGGCGGTCCGCACCGCCGGTGTGGTGGGGCAACGCCGACCTGGTGTTCGAGTACGCCCGGGCCAACCACGCCCGGCACGGCCGGCTCGCGGCGTGCACCGGGCTGGTGGCGGTCGCCGCGAGCCAGGCGGCGCACGCGATCCTCGCCGCGCGCGGCGAGTGGGTCACGAACGAGAAGACGCTGCTGGACCGCGCCGGGCTGGCCGCGCTGGACGAGCTGGTCGCGGTCGCCCGGCCCACCCCGGCGTCGTTGACGCATCTCGTCGACGACGCCCGTACCCTCGCCCGGGGCGCCCTCGACGCCGCCTCGTGA
- a CDS encoding SDR family oxidoreductase produces MTVVAQLSDRTALVTGGSRGIGRAIAERLAAAGALVAVHYGSDDAAAKDTVAAIEAAGGQAFAIRVEFGTDGAVERLAAALAAGLRERTGSDRLDILVNNAAISESDGGIETETPAGFDRLFTVNVRTPFFLIQRLLPTMGAGGRIIDIGSAVTRIALPGELAYAMTKAAIATLGRNLANEVGARGITVNTVEPGPTRTDRTAFLFDRPEAAAMVSAGQAIERIGQPADIAAVVAFLATDDAGWITANTIDATGGSYLGPKRLRG; encoded by the coding sequence GTGACAGTGGTGGCGCAACTGAGCGACAGGACGGCACTGGTGACCGGTGGTTCGCGGGGCATCGGGCGGGCGATCGCCGAGCGGCTCGCCGCGGCCGGCGCGCTGGTCGCGGTGCACTACGGCAGCGACGACGCGGCGGCCAAGGACACCGTCGCCGCGATCGAGGCGGCCGGCGGGCAGGCCTTCGCGATCCGGGTCGAATTCGGTACCGACGGGGCGGTCGAGCGGCTCGCCGCCGCGCTGGCCGCCGGGTTGCGCGAGCGCACCGGCAGCGACCGGCTCGACATCCTGGTCAACAACGCGGCGATCAGCGAGTCGGACGGCGGTATCGAGACCGAGACGCCGGCCGGGTTCGACCGGCTGTTCACGGTGAACGTGCGGACGCCGTTCTTCCTGATCCAGCGGCTGCTGCCGACGATGGGCGCCGGTGGCCGGATCATCGACATCGGCTCCGCCGTCACCCGGATCGCGCTGCCGGGTGAACTCGCGTACGCGATGACCAAGGCGGCGATCGCCACCCTCGGACGCAACCTGGCCAACGAGGTCGGTGCCCGCGGCATCACCGTCAACACCGTCGAGCCGGGCCCGACCCGTACCGACCGGACCGCCTTCCTGTTCGACCGGCCGGAGGCGGCCGCGATGGTGTCCGCCGGGCAGGCGATCGAGCGGATCGGCCAGCCGGCCGACATCGCCGCCGTCGTGGCGTTCCTGGCCACCGACGACGCCGGCTGGATCACCGCGAACACCATCGACGCCACCGGCGGCAGCTACCTGGGGCCCAAGCGGCTACGGGGTTGA
- a CDS encoding LLM class flavin-dependent oxidoreductase: protein MQFGIFTVGDVTPDPTTGRTPTEGERIKSMVRIAQKAEEVGLDVAAFGEHHNPPFVPSSPTTMLGYVAARTSRLILSTATTLITTNDPVKIAEDYAMLQHLADGRVDLTLGRGNTGPVYPWFGKDIRDGIDLAIENYHLLHRLWTEEVVDWEGKHRTPLHGFTATPRPLDGVPPFVWHGSIRSPEIAEQAAYYGDGFFANHIFWPAEHTQKMVAFYRKRFEHYGHGSADQAIVGLGGQVFMRKNSQDAVREFRPYFDNAPVYGHGPSLEEFSAETPLTVGSPQQVIDRTLGFRDYVGDYQRQLFLMDHAGLPEKVVLEQLDLLGEEVVPVLRKEFAAVRPAHVPDAPTHAGLLAASGQPIGDTNR from the coding sequence ATGCAGTTCGGGATCTTCACCGTGGGGGACGTGACTCCGGACCCGACGACCGGCCGCACGCCCACCGAGGGCGAACGGATCAAGAGCATGGTCCGGATCGCGCAGAAGGCCGAAGAGGTCGGTCTGGACGTCGCCGCGTTCGGCGAACACCACAACCCGCCGTTCGTACCGTCGTCCCCGACGACGATGCTCGGCTACGTGGCGGCCCGCACCAGCCGGCTCATCCTGTCCACCGCGACGACGCTGATCACCACCAACGACCCGGTGAAGATCGCCGAGGACTACGCGATGCTGCAACACCTCGCGGACGGCCGGGTCGACCTGACGCTGGGCCGCGGCAACACCGGCCCGGTGTACCCGTGGTTCGGCAAGGACATCCGGGACGGCATCGACCTCGCGATCGAGAACTACCACCTGCTGCACCGGCTGTGGACCGAGGAGGTCGTCGACTGGGAGGGCAAGCACCGCACCCCGCTGCACGGCTTCACCGCCACGCCGCGACCGCTCGACGGCGTACCGCCGTTCGTGTGGCACGGGTCGATCCGCAGCCCGGAGATCGCCGAGCAGGCCGCCTACTACGGTGACGGGTTCTTCGCGAACCACATCTTCTGGCCGGCCGAGCACACCCAGAAGATGGTCGCGTTCTACCGCAAGCGGTTCGAGCACTACGGGCACGGCTCCGCGGACCAGGCGATCGTCGGGCTCGGCGGGCAGGTGTTCATGCGCAAGAACTCACAGGACGCGGTGCGCGAGTTCCGGCCGTACTTCGACAACGCCCCGGTGTACGGGCACGGGCCGTCGCTGGAGGAGTTCAGCGCCGAGACGCCGCTCACCGTGGGCAGCCCGCAGCAGGTCATCGACCGTACCCTCGGGTTCCGCGACTACGTGGGTGACTACCAGCGGCAGCTGTTCCTGATGGATCACGCCGGGCTGCCGGAGAAGGTCGTCCTGGAGCAGCTCGACCTGCTCGGCGAGGAGGTGGTGCCGGTGCTGCGCAAGGAGTTCGCCGCGGTACGGCCGGCGCACGTGCCGGACGCGCCGACGCACGCCGGCCTGCTCGCCGCGAGCGGCCAGCCGATCGGCGACACGAACCGATGA